In the Synechococcus sp. Nb3U1 genome, one interval contains:
- the hisN gene encoding histidinol-phosphatase: MLREETRRYGGQKVVKADWIELAQALADAAGAVIRPLFRGDLQAEYKQARSPIVTVADREAERAMRALLMAQVPDHNILGEEFGLHQTGSPYTWVLDPVDGTIAFSTGKPTFGTLIALLEEDRPILGIIDQPVLGERWLGVRGQPTQFNRQPAQTKANTNLSHAYLSCTTPDLFTQPDQQRRFQHLSQSVHVTSYGGDCYQYGLLASGHIDLVLECGLALYDFAALIPVIEGSGGVMTDWQGDPLSRASTGEVLAAANPSLHQQALAQIQAVDSTVHSCPSPSSLSVKDPGS, from the coding sequence ATGCTAAGAGAGGAGACACGCAGATACGGTGGGCAAAAGGTGGTCAAGGCAGATTGGATCGAATTGGCACAGGCCCTGGCCGATGCTGCCGGCGCGGTGATTCGGCCCTTGTTTCGGGGAGACTTGCAAGCAGAATACAAGCAGGCCCGTTCCCCGATTGTGACGGTGGCGGATCGGGAGGCAGAACGAGCGATGCGGGCTTTGCTGATGGCCCAAGTGCCAGACCACAACATCCTCGGCGAAGAGTTTGGCCTGCACCAGACGGGATCCCCCTACACCTGGGTATTGGATCCGGTGGATGGCACCATCGCTTTTTCCACCGGTAAGCCCACCTTCGGCACCCTGATTGCCCTTTTGGAAGAGGATCGTCCGATTTTAGGTATCATTGACCAGCCCGTTTTGGGCGAACGCTGGCTAGGGGTGCGCGGCCAACCAACCCAATTCAACCGCCAACCCGCCCAAACCAAAGCCAACACCAATCTGAGCCATGCCTATCTCAGTTGCACTACCCCTGATTTATTCACCCAACCCGACCAACAACGGCGTTTTCAGCATCTCAGCCAGTCCGTTCACGTTACCTCCTACGGCGGTGATTGCTATCAGTACGGCCTGCTGGCCAGTGGGCATATTGATCTGGTGCTGGAGTGTGGCCTTGCCCTCTACGATTTTGCTGCTTTGATCCCGGTGATTGAGGGATCCGGCGGGGTGATGACCGATTGGCAAGGGGATCCCTTAAGCCGCGCCTCTACGGGCGAAGTGCTAGCCGCCGCCAACCCCAGTTTGCATCAACAAGCCCTAGCACAAATCCAAGCAGTGGATTCCACTGTCCATTCATGCCCTAGCCCGTCGTCGTTGTCGGTAAAGGATCCCGGATCCTAG
- a CDS encoding TIGR02921 family PEP-CTERM protein: MTAATPKPQKISWIRRLFNWACYGIFWSWNTGSLALIYLGFLPLVGFSFLFAIGREEFNLNLFLTILLLMLVPVGCSLWGLIRYLNKPGQLMHLFFGLEAPLILLCLIRLFVFRQMPLSSLFIVVTFLLALLAYGVDLAWPTRAWGRWGSWLQLTGHSLLILTGLYGGILLSLYVPPTAMILAKGVIDWVVGFFRFEWVSSLQYTPWETLPFFLLIYSSMLLILGAGGLIFILLPFVMTSLYLRSGWRKMKQLATTWGSTRVFVGSATVLSIWLGLFLSLQTQPQVRAFALLENPPASDQARQELLQQSDLIRSGLLNAYLSPYRYLSTRAETQNLREIYREVFGWPRPIGEKIQAVHNTLFSPFLYDGSLEEQTKAAQLYEQFFDEPIQKGQSQLIRHALEASINRDDVQAGLLDIDQKRVWLAKQEVNVQSQGDIAQVEIHELYENNTWEQQEVFYAFSLPESAVVTGLWLGETEDLAQRYLHVVAPRGAAQQVYTQEVRRQVDPALLEQVGPQQYRLRAFPVPPRTHDPRQSGRWIPGQMHLWMTYQVLAQPGGWPLPHLLEQRNIYWTRQTERWQNGEKVSSLTERWFPTYVRATAQPQSHQITLPSDPPTTLTAQPFPEQRIPKNRHFALILDTSYSMWQQRGSLRETFLWLDALFLPQNQVDVYVSSAEGMSPRFLGEMGHLEAQTLTLYGSLTIQDMLHQFHSLRNSRPYDALVLVTDTGSYERSQGDPLPVLEAPLWILHLGDLPAAYDDPVLEAITETDGGVDTNLQTLMTRLETQLSAGSTVLDGYRWQVQAEVEEAGGDPFFAPLAARYWIRHLSRQNPDRTLADLDRIHTLAKEQDIVTPFSSMLVLVNDEQRQALAEAEAAEDRFEREVETGTEVLTQPFSPFTVTGVPEPEEWLLIGIALALGSGILYRQRRRARA; this comes from the coding sequence ATGACTGCTGCTACACCTAAGCCTCAGAAAATAAGTTGGATACGACGACTGTTTAACTGGGCCTGTTACGGCATTTTCTGGAGCTGGAATACGGGATCCCTAGCCTTGATATACTTGGGTTTTCTTCCTTTGGTTGGATTTTCATTTCTCTTTGCAATTGGGCGAGAAGAATTCAATCTCAATCTTTTCTTGACAATTCTCCTGCTGATGCTGGTGCCGGTGGGATGTTCGCTCTGGGGTTTGATCCGCTATCTCAACAAGCCAGGACAATTGATGCATCTATTTTTTGGCCTAGAGGCACCACTGATTTTGCTATGCTTAATTCGGCTGTTTGTCTTTCGGCAAATGCCTCTCTCTAGCCTGTTTATAGTGGTCACCTTCCTGTTGGCACTGCTGGCCTATGGTGTGGACTTGGCGTGGCCCACCCGAGCCTGGGGACGCTGGGGCAGTTGGTTACAACTGACTGGACATAGTTTGTTAATCCTGACCGGGCTTTACGGCGGGATCCTCTTAAGCTTATATGTACCGCCTACTGCCATGATTTTGGCTAAAGGGGTAATCGATTGGGTGGTCGGCTTTTTTCGGTTTGAGTGGGTGTCTAGCTTGCAATACACCCCCTGGGAAACTTTGCCTTTCTTTTTACTGATCTACAGCAGCATGTTATTGATTTTGGGAGCAGGGGGATTGATCTTTATCCTGCTGCCCTTCGTCATGACCAGTTTATATTTGCGTTCCGGCTGGCGGAAGATGAAGCAGCTTGCCACCACTTGGGGATCCACTCGTGTTTTTGTTGGATCGGCGACTGTTTTGAGTATATGGTTAGGACTATTCCTGTCATTACAAACTCAACCTCAAGTGCGGGCCTTTGCATTACTAGAGAATCCGCCTGCCAGCGATCAGGCTCGACAGGAATTGCTCCAGCAATCTGATTTAATTCGAAGTGGTTTATTGAATGCCTACCTGTCTCCCTATCGCTATCTCAGCACCCGCGCTGAAACTCAAAATTTGCGGGAAATTTACCGAGAAGTGTTTGGCTGGCCACGACCTATCGGGGAGAAAATTCAGGCGGTTCACAACACCTTATTTTCACCCTTTTTATATGATGGATCTCTGGAGGAGCAAACCAAAGCTGCTCAACTCTATGAACAGTTCTTCGATGAACCGATCCAAAAAGGCCAAAGCCAACTCATTCGCCATGCCTTGGAGGCCAGCATCAACAGAGATGACGTGCAGGCTGGCCTACTGGATATCGACCAAAAACGGGTTTGGCTGGCCAAACAGGAGGTGAATGTTCAATCTCAGGGGGATATTGCTCAAGTTGAGATCCACGAACTTTACGAAAACAATACCTGGGAGCAGCAGGAGGTGTTCTACGCTTTTTCCTTGCCCGAAAGTGCCGTCGTCACCGGCCTCTGGCTTGGGGAAACCGAAGACTTGGCGCAACGCTATCTTCATGTGGTAGCCCCACGTGGAGCGGCTCAACAAGTGTATACCCAGGAGGTGCGTCGGCAGGTGGATCCGGCTCTGCTAGAACAGGTTGGCCCCCAACAATACCGCCTGCGAGCGTTTCCCGTTCCTCCCAGAACCCATGATCCCCGACAATCTGGCCGCTGGATCCCCGGTCAAATGCACTTGTGGATGACCTACCAAGTTTTGGCTCAGCCGGGAGGATGGCCTCTGCCGCACCTATTGGAGCAGCGCAACATCTACTGGACACGCCAGACCGAGCGCTGGCAGAACGGCGAAAAAGTCAGCTCTCTAACCGAGCGCTGGTTCCCCACCTACGTCAGGGCTACGGCACAACCTCAATCGCATCAGATCACCCTCCCCAGCGACCCACCGACCACCCTGACAGCCCAACCTTTCCCAGAGCAACGGATTCCCAAAAACCGACATTTCGCGCTGATTTTGGATACTTCCTACAGCATGTGGCAGCAACGGGGATCCCTGCGAGAAACTTTTTTGTGGTTGGATGCCCTTTTCTTGCCGCAAAACCAGGTGGATGTGTATGTCAGTTCTGCCGAGGGCATGAGTCCCCGCTTTTTGGGGGAGATGGGGCACTTGGAGGCCCAAACCCTGACCCTGTACGGATCCCTGACCATTCAGGACATGCTGCATCAGTTCCATAGCCTGCGAAACAGTCGCCCCTACGATGCCCTTGTACTCGTCACCGATACCGGCAGTTATGAACGTTCTCAAGGGGATCCCTTGCCGGTCTTGGAGGCCCCCCTGTGGATCCTGCATTTGGGAGATTTGCCTGCTGCCTATGATGATCCGGTGCTGGAGGCGATCACCGAGACCGATGGGGGCGTAGATACCAACCTTCAAACCCTGATGACCCGACTGGAAACCCAACTCAGCGCAGGATCCACCGTCTTGGATGGCTACCGTTGGCAGGTGCAAGCAGAAGTAGAAGAAGCCGGAGGGGATCCCTTCTTTGCCCCATTAGCGGCCCGCTATTGGATCCGGCATCTGAGCCGGCAAAACCCCGACCGCACCCTAGCCGATTTGGATCGCATCCACACCCTCGCCAAAGAGCAAGATATCGTTACCCCCTTTTCTTCAATGTTGGTGTTGGTGAATGACGAGCAACGGCAAGCCCTTGCAGAAGCCGAAGCTGCTGAAGATCGCTTTGAGCGGGAGGTGGAAACCGGCACCGAGGTTCTCACCCAACCGTTCTCACCCTTCACGGTTACGGGGGTACCGGAGCCGGAAGAGTGGCTGCTAATCGGCATTGCCTTGGCGCTAGGATCCGGGATCCTTTACCGACAACGACGACGGGCTAGGGCATGA